The proteins below are encoded in one region of Eulemur rufifrons isolate Redbay chromosome 2, OSU_ERuf_1, whole genome shotgun sequence:
- the TRIR gene encoding telomerase RNA component interacting RNase isoform X2, which produces MAARGRRAEPPGREAPGPAGGGGGGSRWAESGPGTSPESGDEEVSGAGSSPVSGAGSSPVSGGVNLFANDGSFLELFKRKMEEEQRQRQEEPPPGPQRPVQSASAAAGPGDPKRKGGPGPTLSFVLTSKGDAWAKYMAEVKKYKAHQCGDDDKTRPLVK; this is translated from the exons ATGGCTGCCCGAGGGAGACGGGCGGAGCCTCCGGGCCGGGAGGCGCCGGGCCCCGcgggcggtggcggtggcgggaGCCGATGGGCTGAGTCTGGGCCGGGGACGTCGCCCGAGAGCGGGGACGAGGAGGTGTCTGGCGCGGGTTCGAGCCCGGTGTCGGGCGCGGGTTCGAGCCCGGTGTCGGGCGGCGTGAACTTGTTCGCTAACGACGGCAGCTTCCTGGAGCTTTTCAAGCGGAAGATGGAGGAggagcagcggcagcggcaggaAGAGCCGCCCCCGGGCCCGCAGCGACCGGTCCAGTCGGCCTCCGCCGCCGCGGGCCCCGGGGATCCGAAGAGGAAGGGCGGCCCGGGCCCCACACTTAGCTTC GTATTAACAAGTAAAGGTGATGCTTGGGCCAAGTACATGGCAGAAGTGAAAAAGTACAAAGCCCACCAGTGCGGTGACGATGATAAAACTCGGCCCCTGGTGAAATga
- the TRIR gene encoding telomerase RNA component interacting RNase isoform X1: MAARGRRAEPPGREAPGPAGGGGGGSRWAESGPGTSPESGDEEVSGAGSSPVSGAGSSPVSGGVNLFANDGSFLELFKRKMEEEQRQRQEEPPPGPQRPVQSASAAAGPGDPKRKGGPGPTLSFVGKRRGGNKLALKTGIVAKKQKTEDEVLTSKGDAWAKYMAEVKKYKAHQCGDDDKTRPLVK; encoded by the exons ATGGCTGCCCGAGGGAGACGGGCGGAGCCTCCGGGCCGGGAGGCGCCGGGCCCCGcgggcggtggcggtggcgggaGCCGATGGGCTGAGTCTGGGCCGGGGACGTCGCCCGAGAGCGGGGACGAGGAGGTGTCTGGCGCGGGTTCGAGCCCGGTGTCGGGCGCGGGTTCGAGCCCGGTGTCGGGCGGCGTGAACTTGTTCGCTAACGACGGCAGCTTCCTGGAGCTTTTCAAGCGGAAGATGGAGGAggagcagcggcagcggcaggaAGAGCCGCCCCCGGGCCCGCAGCGACCGGTCCAGTCGGCCTCCGCCGCCGCGGGCCCCGGGGATCCGAAGAGGAAGGGCGGCCCGGGCCCCACACTTAGCTTC GTGGGCAAACGCAGAGGCGGGAACAAACTAGCCCTCAAGACGGGAATAGTAGCCAAGAAGCAGAAGACGGAGGATGAG GTATTAACAAGTAAAGGTGATGCTTGGGCCAAGTACATGGCAGAAGTGAAAAAGTACAAAGCCCACCAGTGCGGTGACGATGATAAAACTCGGCCCCTGGTGAAATga
- the TRIR gene encoding telomerase RNA component interacting RNase isoform X3, whose protein sequence is MAARGRRAEPPGREAPGPAGGGGGGSRWAESGPGTSPESGDEEVSGAGSSPVSGAGSSPVSGGVNLFANDGSFLELFKRKMEEEQRQRQEEPPPGPQRPVQSASAAAGPGDPKRKGGGQTQRREQTSPQDGNSSQEAEDGG, encoded by the exons ATGGCTGCCCGAGGGAGACGGGCGGAGCCTCCGGGCCGGGAGGCGCCGGGCCCCGcgggcggtggcggtggcgggaGCCGATGGGCTGAGTCTGGGCCGGGGACGTCGCCCGAGAGCGGGGACGAGGAGGTGTCTGGCGCGGGTTCGAGCCCGGTGTCGGGCGCGGGTTCGAGCCCGGTGTCGGGCGGCGTGAACTTGTTCGCTAACGACGGCAGCTTCCTGGAGCTTTTCAAGCGGAAGATGGAGGAggagcagcggcagcggcaggaAGAGCCGCCCCCGGGCCCGCAGCGACCGGTCCAGTCGGCCTCCGCCGCCGCGGGCCCCGGGGATCCGAAGAGGAAGGGCG GTGGGCAAACGCAGAGGCGGGAACAAACTAGCCCTCAAGACGGGAATAGTAGCCAAGAAGCAGAAGACGGAGGATGA